In Salvelinus sp. IW2-2015 unplaced genomic scaffold, ASM291031v2 Un_scaffold3701, whole genome shotgun sequence, the following proteins share a genomic window:
- the proza gene encoding LOW QUALITY PROTEIN: protein Z, vitamin K-dependent plasma glycoprotein a (The sequence of the model RefSeq protein was modified relative to this genomic sequence to represent the inferred CDS: inserted 2 bases in 2 codons), translated as MGSLATTATLLSLLLLGAVTARLDTKNTKTVFLDKQEASEVITLSRQKRXNVGNEESLLPANLERECLEEVCNYEEAXEIFQDSYAPCNAFWSVYIDGDQCAEKPCKNGAMCSDSVGGYDCVCKSGFFGVHCETDQTVCMLDKTKGCSQFCKPGYQSYECSCARGWKLEEKERVKCIPAVTFPCGKVNSLSQWTKRQSANIASNFEGLACNSGECPWQAILKSTESVGFCSGVILKENLVLTTAQCAQKYVNFQVAVGKRQTASEDGEQTLYVQVVHVHPRYVPGRPDNDLAVLELRERIVYKKHVVAACLPERDFAEVVLMTGEYPAVVTGWKDPVDATEVQGPLTLNHLAYERLPQCVERHPGLVTNKMGCTTVRPKGDCILGPGSPILSLHREVFYLTGVVSRPAGADCSQGYIYQKVSRFLLWLQPLMDSR; from the exons ATGGGCTCCCTAGCCACCACTGCCACCCTGCTTTCCTTACTGCTACTGGGAGCTGTGACGGCCAGACTGGACACTAAAAACACCAAGACAG tgTTCCTGGATAAGCAGGAGGCCAGTGAAGTGATCACCCTGTCCCGCCAGAAGA CCAACGTGGGCAACGAGGAGAGCCTGCTCCCTGCCAACCTGGAGAGGGAGTGTCTGGAGGAGGTCTGCAACTACGAGGAGG AGGAGATCTTCCAGGACTCCTACGCACCG TGTAATGCATTCTGGTCAGTCTACATAG ATGGGGACCAGTGTGCAGAGAAGCCGTGTAAGAATGGAGCCATGTGCTCAGACAGCGTGGGGGGATATGACTGTGTCTGCAAGTCAGGCTTCTTTGGAGTCCACTGCGAGACAG ATCAGACAGTGTGTATGTTGGATAAGACCAAGGGCTGCAGTCAGTTCTGTAAGCCAGGATACCAGTCCTATGAGTGTTCCTGTGCCCGTGGCTGGAAactagaggagaaggagagggtgaagTGTATTCCTGCAG tGACATTCCCCTGTGGGAAGGTGAACAGCCTGAGCCAGTGGACAAAGAGACAGTCAGCCAACATCGCCAGCAACTTTGAGGGACTAGCCTGCAACTCTGGAGAGTGTCCCTGGCAG GCCATTCTGAAGAGTACAGAGTCTGTAGGGTTCTGTAGTGGTGTCATTCTGAAGGAGAACCTGGTTCTAACTACAGCCCAGTGTGCCCAGAAATATGTCAACTTCCAGGTGGCTGTTG GCAAGCGCCAAACCGCATCTGAAGATGGCGAACAAACACTCTATGTCCAAGTCGTCCACGTCCACCCCCGCTACGTACCCGGTCGCCCTGACAACGACCTGGCCGTCCTCGAGCTCCGCGAGCGCATCGTCTATAAGAAACACGTGgtcgctgcctgcctgcccgaaCGCGACTTTGCAGAGGTCGTCCTGATGACTGGCGAGTATCCGGCCGTGGTCACTGGCTGGAAGGACCCCGTGGACGCCACGGAGGTTCAAGGCCCGCTCACTCTCAACCATCTGGCGTATGAGCGTCTGCCCCAGTGTGTGGAGAGGCACCCAGGGTTGGTCACCAACAAGATGGGCTGTACGACGGTGAGACCCAAGGGTGACTGCATCCTGGGGCCGGGGAGTCCCATCCTATCTCTCCACAGGGAGGTGTTCTATCTGACCGGGGTAGTCTCCAGACCAGCAGGGGCAGACTGTAGTCAGGGTTACATCTACCAGAAGGTGTCCCGTTTCCTGCTCTGGCTGCAGCCCCTCATGGACTCACGCTAA